Proteins co-encoded in one Ziziphus jujuba cultivar Dongzao chromosome 9, ASM3175591v1 genomic window:
- the LOC107425902 gene encoding protein ELC-like, with protein sequence MVFFFFFFFFFLLAICQLSILIKNQPLMGSSTSVQFVETALSRTTGPFALSYTDPNQKWLIRKHLLSLLQEYPAFSPSFGTFTHNDGTAVNLFYASGELHISNGRPPIPLIIWLHENYPFMPPMVFVSPNSTYPIHPRHPFVDPCGATASPYLQTWIHPGCNLSKLVHNLIRLFSQDHPFLSSSSSSSVRGFSHPSLASKREALDHLVGSLHYDIGALTAKTMEEIERLSKFKVEMVKRVDSTRRIIDGLDHEKLILKGRVSELVEEADMVLNWLKVNDREIWVAKIGDEIENAFEAVGDDSNEVLDCLAADKAIEDSIYALDKAVEQGVVSSSDYIRQVRVLAREQFKNNATLLKLRGPTMLHCLDDSKLF encoded by the coding sequence atggtctttttttttttttttttttttttttttttacttgctaTATGCCAATTGTCAATTCTGATCAAGAACCAACCTTTAATGGGATCATCCACTTCAGTCCAATTCGTAGAGACAGCTCTTTCTCGCACTACTGGTCCTTTTGCTTTATCCTATACAGATCCCAATCAAAAATGGCTAATCAGGAAGCATCTTCTTTCGCTGCTGCAAGAATACCCTGCTTTTTCTCCTTCTTTCGGCACCTTCACTCACAACGATGGCACAGCCGTGAACCTTTTCTATGCAAGCGGGGAGCTTCATATCTCCAATGGCAGACCACCTATTCCCTTGATAATTTGGCTCCATGAAAACTACCCTTTCATGCCTCCAATGGTCTTCGTCTCCCCAAATTCCACTTACCCAATTCATCCCCGCCATCCTTTCGTTGACCCTTGCGGTGCCACCGCTTCTCCTTATCTCCAAACGTGGATACACCCCGGCTGCAACCTCTCTAAACTTGTTCACAACCTTATCAGACTCTTTTCCCAAGATCATCCCTttttatcatcttcatcttcttcctctgTTCGTGGTTTTTCTCATCCCTCCCTTGCTTCAAAAAGGGAGGCTCTGGATCATCTTGTGGGTTCTCTTCACTATGATATAGGAGCATTGACTGCCAAAACGATGGAAGAGATAGAGAGGCTATCGAAGTTTAAAGTGGAAATGGTGAAGAGGGTTGACAGTACGAGAAGGATAATTGATGGGTTAGATCATGAAAAGCTGATTTTAAAAGGGAGGGTTTCAGAGCTGGTAGAAGAAGCAGATATGGTTTTGAACTGGTTAAAGGTTAATGATAGAGAAATTTGGGTTGCTAAAATTGGGGATGAAATTGAGAATGCTTTTGAAGCTGTTGGGGATGATTCAAATGAGGTGTTGGATTGCTTGGCTGCGGATAAAGCTATTGAGGATTCGATATACGCATTGGACAAGGCTGTAGAACAAGGTGTGGTGAGCTCTAGTGACTACATTAGGCAAGTAAGAGTTTTGGCTAGAGAGCAGTTTAAAAATAATGCTACGCTACTCAAATTGAGAGGCCCTACAATGCTCCATTGCCTCGACGACTCCAAGTTGTTTTAG
- the LOC107425871 gene encoding uncharacterized protein LOC107425871, which yields MEVSRWVLLISIFLCLFASGSLSFDNLHRAFPIVEPDPGHTKLRLSREGLEAIERITTPIAAVAVIGPYRSGKSFLLNQLLSLSCYEGFGVGHMRDTKTKGIWVWGTPLEMDIDGVKTSVFYLDTEGFESVGKSNVYDDRIFALATVLSSVLIYNLPETIREADISRLSFAVELAEEFYGRVKGQDIAFEPAKLLWLIQRDFLQGKSVQEMVNEALRHVPNQDGDKNIDMVNQIRDSLAIMGDNSTAFSLPQPHLQRTKLCDMNDGELEPLYVKRREQLKELVASIIRPKIVQGKSLNGKEFVSFLEQILEALNKGEIPSTGSLVEVFNKGILERCLKLYSERMEKLGLPLSEQYLQDAHETSRDEAMKLFEEEHFGRNHAKKSVLQLDEEIEKVHKTAILANEYQSSKLCEALYTRCEDKMDQLQVLRLPSMAKFNAGFLQCNQSFEHQCVGPSKTAYEHRMNKMLGKSRSLFIKEYNHRLFNWLVAFSLVMVVVGRFIIKFILIEVGAWILFIFLETYTRMFWSAESLYYNPVWHMIVATWETVVYSPVLDLDRWAIPLIVIAGLFVLYWRCYGKRKHGSPWLLPLYNNQKSGPNRPRSD from the exons ATGGAGGTTTCTCGTTGGGTGTTGCTTATTTCGATATTTCTCTGCCTTTTCGCATCTGGGTCGTTATCATTTGACAATCTTCACCGAGC GTTTCCTATTGTGGAACCTGATCCCGGTCATACAAAACTGCGTCTTTCGAGGGAGGGTTTGGAGGCCATTGAGAGAATAACAACTCCAATTGCAGCTGTTGCG GTTATTGGACCATACCGCTCTGGAAAATCTTTTTTGCTTAATCAACTTCTCTCCCTTTCTTGTTATGAAG GGTTTGGTGTTGGACACATGCGTGACACAAAAACTAAAG GAATATGGGTATGGGGAACACCACTGGAAATGGATATTGATGGAGTGAAAACTTCTGTGTTTTACCTTGACACTGAAGGATTTGAGAGTGTTGGGAAGTCAAATGTATATGATGATCG GATTTTTGCCCTGGCAACTGTCTTGAGTTCTGTACTTATATATAACCTGCCAGAAACG ATACGCGAAGCTGACATCTCAAGGCTGTCATTTGCTGTTGAGCTTGCTGAAGAATTTTATGGAAG GGTGAAG GGGCAAGACATTGCTTTTGAACCTGCAAAGCTTTTGTGGCTTATCCAGCGTGATTTTCTAC AAGGGAAGTCTGTGCAAGAAATGGTGAATGAAGCTCTCCGTCATGTCCCTAACCAAGATG GGGACAAAAATATTGATATG GTTAATCAGATTCGTGACTCCTTGGCTATCATGGGTGATAACAGCACAGCATTTAGCTTACCACAA CCGCATCTTCAGCGAACAAAGCTCTGCGACATGAATGATGGTGAGCTTGAGCCATTATACGTTAAGAGGAGGGAACAACTAAAAGAGCTTGTTGCTAGCATTATTCGTCCAAAGATTGTGCAGGGAAAATCTCTGAATGGAAAGGAGTTTGTGTCTTTCCTAGAGCAG ATCCTTGAAGCGTTGAATAAAGGGGAGATCCCATCAACAGGCTCTCTAGTAGAGGTTTTCAATAAGGGTATTCTTGAGCGATGTTTGAAGTTATATAGTGAAAGGATGGAAAAGTTGGGTCTACCTCTATCAGAGCAATATCTGCAGGATGCCCATGAAACGTCCAGAGATGAAGCGATGAAACTATTTGAGGAAGAGCATTTTGGCCGTAATCATGCCAAGAAGTCAGTCTTGCAGCTAGATGAAGAAATAGAAAAG GTGCATAAGACTGCCATTCTGGCTAATGAATATCAATCCTCGAAGCTTTGTGAGGCATTGTATACCAGATGTGAGGATAAAATGGACCAGCTTCAAGTTCTCCGACTACCTTCCATGGCGAAATTCAATGCAGGTTTCCTGCAATGCAATCAAAGTTTTGAGCATCAGTGTGTTGGACCTTCAAAAACAGCTTACGAGCATCGCATGAATAAG ATGTTGGGGAAGTCACGGTCTCTTTTTATTAAAGAATATAATCACAGGCTCTTCAATTGGTTGGTCGCCTTTTCTCTTGTCATGGTAGTGGTGGGCAGGTTtattataaagtttattttgatTGAAGTTGGGGCATGGATACTCTTCATCTTCTTAGAGACATACACGAGGATGTTCTGGTCTGCAGAGTCCCTTTACTACAACCCAGTTTGGCATATGATAGTAGCCACTTGGGAAACAGTTGTTTACAGCCCTGTCCTGGATTTAGACAG ATGGGCCATTCCGCTTATTGTAATAGCGGGACTATTTGTGCTCTATTGGCGGTGTTATGGAAAAAGGAAACATGGGTCTCCATGGCTATTACCTCTGTACAATAACCAAAAGAGCGGTCCAAATCGGCCAAGATCTGACTGA
- the LOC125424043 gene encoding uncharacterized protein LOC125424043: MRCEARKWMGAVIFKELGSVRYMGRVADYDVETGWFKVMYDDYDYDYMEKNELIQLMASPEQLGPYFNNLPDSSKKKRKPRRKKAPNEKKPAARNTSSLGAKRKTRSQTKKKTSSYIPPCNKREKEGRVLLVLGLGSISRYHKVEDHLHLLYAVVDHPLT; the protein is encoded by the exons ATGAGGTGCGAAGCACGAAAATGGATGGGAGCTGTTATTTTTAAGGAGTTGGGTAGTGTGAGATACATGGGTCGGGTTGCAGATTATGATGTTGAAACTGGCTGGTTCAAG GTTATGTATGacgattatgattatgattacaTGGAAAAGAATGAACTCATTCAGCTCATGGCAAGCCCTGAACAACTTGGCCCCTACTTCAACAATTTACCTGATAG TTCGAAGAAGAAGCGTAAGCCAAGGAGGAAGAAAGCCCCAAACGAAAAGAAACCAGCCGCTAGAAATACTTCTTCCCTGGGGGCCAAGAGAAAGACTCGttctcaaaccaaaaaaaaaaccagttcCTACATTCCCCCTTGcaataagagagagaaagagggacgAGTACTACTGGTATTAGGCCTG GGTTCCATATCAAGGTATCATAAGGTGGAGGACCATCTTCATCTTTTATATGCAGTAGTTGATCATCCTCTTACATAA
- the LOC107425866 gene encoding histone acetyltransferase GCN5 isoform X1, with product MDTHSSHLTAPNRSRSSQSPSPSHSASASATSSIHKRKLASEDHAPPFPPSSFSADTRDGALTSNDDLESISARGGGADSDSDDDSEDAAVDDDEEDFDNDSSMRTFTAARLENSGGGSAAASARNTKLKTENATVKIENTESSKDGGGATGTGTVGPAANASSLPGIMGKEDATKIFTENLQTSGAYIAREESLKREEEAGRLKFVCLSNDGIDQHMVWLIGLKNIFGRQLPNMPKEYIVRLVMDRNHKSVMVIRRNQVVGGITYRPYYSQKFGEIAFCAITADEQVKGYGTRLMNHLKQHARDVDGLTHFLTYADNNAVGYFIKQGFTKEIHLEKDRWQGYIKDYDGGILMECKIDPKLPYVDLSTMIRRQRRAIDEKIRELSNCHIVYPGIDFQKKEAGIPKKLIKVEDIPGLREAGWTADQWGHSRFGANFSASTDSAKKHLTALMRSLLKTMHDHVDAWPFKEPVDSRDVPDYYDIIKDPMDLRTMSKRVESEQYYVTFEMFVADAKRMFANARTYNSPETIYYKCATRLEAHFQSKVHSGLQAAGVKIQ from the exons ATGGACACGCACTCCTCGCATCTAACCGCGCCCAACCGTTCTCGGAGTTCTCAGTCTCCTTCACCTTCGCATTCAGCTTCTGCCTCCGCTACTTCCTCCATCCACAAGCGCAAGCTGGCGTCGGAGGATCACGCGCCACCGTTCCCTCCCTCCTCTTTCTCGGCCGACACTCGCGACGGCGCACTGACCTCCAACGACGACCTCGAGAGCATCTCCGCGCGCGGAGGTGGAGCCGATTCCGATTCCGACGATGATTCGGAGGACGCTGCCGTCGATGACGACGAGGAAGACTTCGACAACGATTCCTCCATGCGCACCTTCACCGCTGCACGGTTGGAGAACAGTGGAGGCGGCTCCGCGGCGGCCTCGGCTCGCAACACGAAGCTGAAGACGGAGAATGCGACGGTGAAGATCGAGAATACGGAGAGCAGCAAGGACGGTGGTGGAGCCACGGGGACCGGTACGGTGGGGCCTGCTGCAAACGCTAGCTCGCTGCCAGGGATAATGGGGAAGGAAGACGCAACCAAGATATTTACTGAAAATTTACAGACGAGTGGTGCATATATTGCTAGGGAAGAGAGTCTTAAGAGAGAG GAGGAAGCTGGAAGGCTCAAGTTCGTTTGCCTTTCGAACGACGGTATTGATCAGCATATGGTTTG GTTGATAGGATTGAAGAATATCTTTGGCAGGCAACTTCCAAACATGCCCAAGGAGTACATTGTCCGTCTTGTTATGGATAG GAACCATAAATCTGTCATGGTAATCAGACGGAATCAGGTTGTTGGTGGCATCACATATCGCCCATAT TACAGCCAAAAGTTCGGGGAGATAGCTTTCTGTGCAATCACCGCTGATGAACAAGTAAAAGGTTATGGCACTAGATTGATGAATCACTTAAAACAGCATGCACGAGATGTTGATGGGCTAACTCATTTTTTGACATATGCCGACAATAATGCTGTTGGTTATTTTATTAAACAG GGTTTTACAAAAGAGATTCACCTGGAGAAAGATCGTTGGCAAGG GTATATAAAAGACTATGATGGTGGAATTCTTATGGAATGCAAAATTGATCCAAAGCTTCCATACGTTGATTTGTCAACTATGATTCGCCGCCAAAGGCGG GCAATTGATGAAAAGATTAGAGAGCTCTCAAACTGTCATATTGTTTATCCTGGAATCGATTTCCAAAAG AAAGAAGCTGGTATTCCTAAAAAACTCATCAAAGTTGAGGACATCCCTGGCTTGC GGGAGGCTGGCTGGACTGCTGACCAATGGGGCCATTCACGGTTTGGAGCTAATTTTAGTGCTTCTACTGACAGTGCAAAAAAACATTTGACTGCACTCATGCGCTCGCTTCTAAAG ACCATGCATGACCATGTTGATGCATGGCCATTCAAGGAACCAGTTGATTCACGTGATGTTCCTGATTATTACGACATCATCAAAGATCCCATGG ATTTGAGGACCATGTCGAAGAGGGTAGAGTCGGAGCAATATTATGTTACATTTGAGATGTTTGTTGCGGATGCAAAGAGGATGTTTGCCAATGCACGAACCTACAACTCTCCTGAAACAATATACTATAAGTGTGCAACAAG GCTGGAAGCCCATTTTCAAAGCAAAGTTCACTCGGGTCTCCAAGCTGCTGGTGTCAAAATTCAGTAG
- the LOC107425866 gene encoding histone acetyltransferase GCN5 isoform X2 produces the protein MDTHSSHLTAPNRSRSSQSPSPSHSASASATSSIHKRKLASEDHAPPFPPSSFSADTRDGALTSNDDLESISARGGGADSDSDDDSEDAAVDDDEEDFDNDSSMRTFTAARLENSGGGSAAASARNTKLKTENATVKIENTESSKDGGGATGTGTVGPAANASSLPGIMGKEDATKIFTENLQTSGAYIAREESLKREEEAGRLKFVCLSNDGIDQHMVWLIGLKNIFGRQLPNMPKEYIVRLVMDRNHKSVMVIRRNQVVGGITYRPYVSQKFGEIAFCAITADEQVKGYGTRLMNHLKQHARDVDGLTHFLTYADNNAVGYFIKQGFTKEIHLEKDRWQGYIKDYDGGILMECKIDPKLPYVDLSTMIRRQRRAIDEKIRELSNCHIVYPGIDFQKKEAGIPKKLIKVEDIPGLREAGWTADQWGHSRFGANFSASTDSAKKHLTALMRSLLKTMHDHVDAWPFKEPVDSRDVPDYYDIIKDPMDLRTMSKRVESEQYYVTFEMFVADAKRMFANARTYNSPETIYYKCATRLEAHFQSKVHSGLQAAGVKIQ, from the exons ATGGACACGCACTCCTCGCATCTAACCGCGCCCAACCGTTCTCGGAGTTCTCAGTCTCCTTCACCTTCGCATTCAGCTTCTGCCTCCGCTACTTCCTCCATCCACAAGCGCAAGCTGGCGTCGGAGGATCACGCGCCACCGTTCCCTCCCTCCTCTTTCTCGGCCGACACTCGCGACGGCGCACTGACCTCCAACGACGACCTCGAGAGCATCTCCGCGCGCGGAGGTGGAGCCGATTCCGATTCCGACGATGATTCGGAGGACGCTGCCGTCGATGACGACGAGGAAGACTTCGACAACGATTCCTCCATGCGCACCTTCACCGCTGCACGGTTGGAGAACAGTGGAGGCGGCTCCGCGGCGGCCTCGGCTCGCAACACGAAGCTGAAGACGGAGAATGCGACGGTGAAGATCGAGAATACGGAGAGCAGCAAGGACGGTGGTGGAGCCACGGGGACCGGTACGGTGGGGCCTGCTGCAAACGCTAGCTCGCTGCCAGGGATAATGGGGAAGGAAGACGCAACCAAGATATTTACTGAAAATTTACAGACGAGTGGTGCATATATTGCTAGGGAAGAGAGTCTTAAGAGAGAG GAGGAAGCTGGAAGGCTCAAGTTCGTTTGCCTTTCGAACGACGGTATTGATCAGCATATGGTTTG GTTGATAGGATTGAAGAATATCTTTGGCAGGCAACTTCCAAACATGCCCAAGGAGTACATTGTCCGTCTTGTTATGGATAG GAACCATAAATCTGTCATGGTAATCAGACGGAATCAGGTTGTTGGTGGCATCACATATCGCCCATATGTCAG CCAAAAGTTCGGGGAGATAGCTTTCTGTGCAATCACCGCTGATGAACAAGTAAAAGGTTATGGCACTAGATTGATGAATCACTTAAAACAGCATGCACGAGATGTTGATGGGCTAACTCATTTTTTGACATATGCCGACAATAATGCTGTTGGTTATTTTATTAAACAG GGTTTTACAAAAGAGATTCACCTGGAGAAAGATCGTTGGCAAGG GTATATAAAAGACTATGATGGTGGAATTCTTATGGAATGCAAAATTGATCCAAAGCTTCCATACGTTGATTTGTCAACTATGATTCGCCGCCAAAGGCGG GCAATTGATGAAAAGATTAGAGAGCTCTCAAACTGTCATATTGTTTATCCTGGAATCGATTTCCAAAAG AAAGAAGCTGGTATTCCTAAAAAACTCATCAAAGTTGAGGACATCCCTGGCTTGC GGGAGGCTGGCTGGACTGCTGACCAATGGGGCCATTCACGGTTTGGAGCTAATTTTAGTGCTTCTACTGACAGTGCAAAAAAACATTTGACTGCACTCATGCGCTCGCTTCTAAAG ACCATGCATGACCATGTTGATGCATGGCCATTCAAGGAACCAGTTGATTCACGTGATGTTCCTGATTATTACGACATCATCAAAGATCCCATGG ATTTGAGGACCATGTCGAAGAGGGTAGAGTCGGAGCAATATTATGTTACATTTGAGATGTTTGTTGCGGATGCAAAGAGGATGTTTGCCAATGCACGAACCTACAACTCTCCTGAAACAATATACTATAAGTGTGCAACAAG GCTGGAAGCCCATTTTCAAAGCAAAGTTCACTCGGGTCTCCAAGCTGCTGGTGTCAAAATTCAGTAG